The following are from one region of the Corylus avellana chromosome ca1, CavTom2PMs-1.0 genome:
- the LOC132179206 gene encoding LOW QUALITY PROTEIN: CYP enzymes assisting alcohol dehydrogenase-like (The sequence of the model RefSeq protein was modified relative to this genomic sequence to represent the inferred CDS: inserted 1 base in 1 codon), whose product MSKRVSEVITCKAAVCWGIEELAVKVEEIQVDPPKSSEVRVKILYASLCHSDLLSIKGFPIPLFPRVIGHEGVGVVESVGEEVRDIKEGDVVIPTYIGECQECENCLSGKTNLCLKYPLPSSGLMPDGTSRMSVKGQRLYHIFTCSTWSEYMVVDANYVVKIDPSVALPHASFLSCGFSTGFGAAWKEAKIEKGSTVAVLGLGAVGLGAIEGARIQGASKIIGIDKNERKRIKGKAFGMTDFINPDECDKSISELIKEITDGMGVDYCFECTGVAPLINQALLATKMGKGQTLVIGVGVHSXLEINFVSLLVGGNLKGSIFGGIKAKTDLPVLIDKCKNKEIQLDELLTHEVSLEDIDKAFELFKQPDCVKVLIKL is encoded by the exons ATGTCGAAGAGGGTCTCAGAGGTCATCACATGCAAAG CTGCGGTGTGTTGGGGAATTGAGGAACTAGCTGTGAAGGTGGAAGAGATACAAGTAGATCCCCCAAAATCATCTGAAGTCCGTGTCAAAATCTTATATGCTAGTCTCTGTCACTCCGACTTGTTATCCATCAAAGGTTTCCCAATT CCTCTTTTCCCTCGAGTTATAGGACATGAAGGTGTTGG TGTGGTAGAGAGCGTCGGGGAGGAAGTAAGAGATATAAAAGAAGGAGATGTTGTGATCCCAACCTACATTGGGGAGTGCCAAGAGTGTGAGAATTGTTTGTCAGGGAAGACCAACTTGTGCCTTAAATACCCTTTGCCCTCAAGCGGTCTGATGCCTGATGGCACTTCAAGGATGTCTGTGAAAGGGCAGAGGCTCTACCACATTTTTACTTGCTCCACGTGGTCGGAGTACATGGTTGTCGACGCCAATTACGTTGTCAAGATTGATCCAAGCGTAGCTCTGCCACATGCTAGCTTCCTCTCTTGTGGGTTTTCGACTGGATTTGGGGCTGCTTGGAAGGAAGCTAAGATTGAAAAAGGATCAACGGTCGCTGTTCTTGGTCTAGGTGCCGTTGGATTAGGG GCTATAGAGGGGGCTAGAATACAAGGGGCATCAAAGATAATTGGCATTGACAAAAAcgagagaaaaagaataaagggaAAAGCTTTTGGAATGACTGACTTTATAAACCCCGATGAATGTGACAAGTCCATTTCCGAGCTAATCAAAGAGATAACCGATGGAATGGGTGTGGATTATTGCTTTGAGTGCACCGGCGTCGCACCCTTGATCAATCAAGCTCTCCTAGCCACCAAAATG GGAAAAGGACAAACATTAGTAATTGGCGTAGGAGTTCATT ACTTGGAGATTAATTTCGTTTCCCTCTTGGTTGGTGGAAATTTGAAGGGGTCCATTTTCGGAGGGATCAAAGCCAAAACTGACCTCCCTGTTTTAATAGACAAATGCAAAAATAAG GAAATCCAACTAGATGAACTCTTGACTCACGAAGTTTCATTGGAAGACATAGATAAAGCGTTTGAGCTATTCAAGCAGCCTGATTGTGTGAAGGTCCTCATCAAGctctga
- the LOC132179190 gene encoding 8-hydroxygeraniol oxidoreductase-like isoform X1 has protein sequence MSNSVSEVITCKAAVCWGIEEPAVKVEEIQVDPPKSSEVRVKILYASICHSDLLSIKGFPIPLFPRVIGHEGVGVVESVGEEVRDIKEGDVVIPTYIGECQECENCLSGKTNLCLKYPLPTSGLMPDDTSRMSVKGQRLYHVCSCSTWSEYMVVDANYVVKIDPSVALPHASFLSCGFSTGFGAAWKEAKLEKGSTVAVLGLGAVGLGAIEGARIQGASKIIGIDKNERKRIKGKAFGMTDFVNPDEYDKSISELIKEITNGMGVDYCFECTGVAPLINQALMATKMGKGQTLVIGVGVHSTVEINLLSLLVGGNLKGSIFGGIKPKTDLPVLIDKCKNKEIQLDELLSHEVSLEDIDKAFELLKQPDCVKVLIKL, from the exons ATGTCGAACAGCGTCTCAGAGGTCATCACATGCAAAG CTGCGGTGTGTTGGGGAATTGAGGAACCAGCTGTGAAGGTGGAAGAGATACAAGTAGATCCCCCCAAATCATCTGAAGTCCGTGTCAAAATCTTATATGCTAGTATCTGTCACTCCGACTTGTTATCCATCAAAGGTTTCCCAATT CCTCTTTTCCCTCGAGTTATAGGACATGAAGGTGTTGG TGTGGTAGAGAGCGTCGGGGAGGAAGTAAGAGATATAAAAGAGGGAGATGTTGTGATCCCAACCTACATTGGGGAGTGCCAAGAGTGTGAGAATTGTTTGTCAGGGAAGACCAACTTGTGCCTTAAATACCCTTTGCCCACAAGCGGTCTGATGCCTGATGACACTTCAAGGATGTCTGTCAAAGGGCAGAGGCTCTACCACGTTTGTTCTTGCTCCACGTGGTCGGAGTACATGGTTGTCGACGCCAATTACGTTGTCAAGATTGATCCAAGCGTAGCTCTGCCACATGCTAGCTTCCTCTCTTGTGGGTTTTCTACTGGATTTGGGGCGGCTTGGAAGGAAGCTAAGCTTGAAAAAGGATCAACGGTCGCTGTTCTTGGTCTCGGTGCCGTTGGATTAGGG GCTATAGAGGGGGCTAGAATACAAGGGGCGTCAAAGATAATTGGCATTGacaaaaacgaaagaaaaagaataaagggaAAAGCTTTTGGAATGACCGACTTTGTAAACCCTGATGAATATGACAAGTCCATTTCCGAGCTAATCAAAGAGATAACCAATGGAATGGGTGTGGATTATTGCTTTGAGTGCACTGGCGTTGCACCCTTGATCAATCAAGCTCTCATGGCTACTAAAATG GGAAAAGGACAAACATTAGTAATTGGCGTAGGAGTTCATTCAACTGTGGAGATTAATCTCCTTTCCCTCTTGGTTGGTGGAAATTTGAAGGGGTCCATTTTCGGAGGGATCAAACCCAAAACTGACCTCCCTGTTTTAATCGACAAATGCAAAAACAAG GAAATACAACTAGATGAACTTTTGAGTCACGAAGTTTCATTGGAAGACATAGATAAAGCGTTTGAGCTATTGAAGCAGCCTGATTGTGTGAAGGTCCTCATCAAGctctga
- the LOC132179190 gene encoding CYP enzymes assisting alcohol dehydrogenase-like isoform X2, producing MSNSVSEVITCKAAVCWGIEEPAVKVEEIQVDPPKSSEVRVKILYASICHSDLLSIKGFPIPLFPRVIGHEGVGVVESVGEEVRDIKEGDVVIPTYIGECQECENCLSGKTNLCLKYPLPTSGLMPDDTSRMSVKGQRLYHVCSCSTWSEYMVVDANYVVKIDPSVALPHASFLSCGFSTGFGAAWKEAKLEKGSTVAVLGLGAVGLGAIEGARIQGASKIIGIDKNERKRIKGKAFGMTDFVNPDEYDKSISELIKEITNGMGVDYCFECTGVAPLINQALMATKMEIQLDELLSHEVSLEDIDKAFELLKQPDCVKVLIKL from the exons ATGTCGAACAGCGTCTCAGAGGTCATCACATGCAAAG CTGCGGTGTGTTGGGGAATTGAGGAACCAGCTGTGAAGGTGGAAGAGATACAAGTAGATCCCCCCAAATCATCTGAAGTCCGTGTCAAAATCTTATATGCTAGTATCTGTCACTCCGACTTGTTATCCATCAAAGGTTTCCCAATT CCTCTTTTCCCTCGAGTTATAGGACATGAAGGTGTTGG TGTGGTAGAGAGCGTCGGGGAGGAAGTAAGAGATATAAAAGAGGGAGATGTTGTGATCCCAACCTACATTGGGGAGTGCCAAGAGTGTGAGAATTGTTTGTCAGGGAAGACCAACTTGTGCCTTAAATACCCTTTGCCCACAAGCGGTCTGATGCCTGATGACACTTCAAGGATGTCTGTCAAAGGGCAGAGGCTCTACCACGTTTGTTCTTGCTCCACGTGGTCGGAGTACATGGTTGTCGACGCCAATTACGTTGTCAAGATTGATCCAAGCGTAGCTCTGCCACATGCTAGCTTCCTCTCTTGTGGGTTTTCTACTGGATTTGGGGCGGCTTGGAAGGAAGCTAAGCTTGAAAAAGGATCAACGGTCGCTGTTCTTGGTCTCGGTGCCGTTGGATTAGGG GCTATAGAGGGGGCTAGAATACAAGGGGCGTCAAAGATAATTGGCATTGacaaaaacgaaagaaaaagaataaagggaAAAGCTTTTGGAATGACCGACTTTGTAAACCCTGATGAATATGACAAGTCCATTTCCGAGCTAATCAAAGAGATAACCAATGGAATGGGTGTGGATTATTGCTTTGAGTGCACTGGCGTTGCACCCTTGATCAATCAAGCTCTCATGGCTACTAAAATG GAAATACAACTAGATGAACTTTTGAGTCACGAAGTTTCATTGGAAGACATAGATAAAGCGTTTGAGCTATTGAAGCAGCCTGATTGTGTGAAGGTCCTCATCAAGctctga
- the LOC132167661 gene encoding CYP enzymes assisting alcohol dehydrogenase-like, with translation IDSVNCGGVLVVVHYSRVGYYLRGTRTLVTHRTQDNKARSKSVSEVITCKAAVCWGIEEPAVKVEEIQVDPPKSSEVRVKILYASICHSDILCTKGFPMPLFPRALGHEGVGVVESVGEGVKDIKEGDLVIPTYVGECQECENCLSGKTNLCLKYPLNLSGLMPDGTSRLSVKGQRLYHILSCSTWSEYMVVDANYVVKLDPSVALPLPHASFISCGFSTGFGAAWKEAKIEKGSTVAVLGLGAVGLGAIEGARTQGASKIIGIDKNERKRIKGKAFGMTDFINPDECDKSISELIKEITNGMGVDYCFECTGVAPLINQALLATKMGKGQTLVIGAGVHSTVEINLLSLLVGGNLKGSIFGGIKAKTDLPVLIDKCKNKEIQLDELLTHEVSLEDIDKAFELLKQPDCVKVLIKL, from the exons ATTGACTCTGTAAATTGTGGTGGGGTACTAGTGGTGGTGCATTACTCCCGTGTAGGTTATTATTTAAGAGGCACTAGAACACTAGTGACACACAGAACTCAAGATAACAAGGCAAGGTCGAAGAGCGTCTCAGAGGTCATCACATGCAAAG CTGCGGTGTGTTGGGGAATTGAGGAACCAGCTGTGAAGGTGGAAGAGATACAAGTAGATCCCCCAAAATCATCTGAAGTTCGTGTCAAAATCTTATATGCTAGTATCTGTCATTCCGACATCTTATGCACCAAAGGGTTTCCAATG CCTCTTTTCCCTCGAGCTCTAGGACACGAAGGTGTTGG TGTGGTAGAGAGCGTGGGAGAGGGAGTAAAAGATATAAAAGAAGGAGATCTTGTGATCCCAACCTACGTTGGGGAGTGCCAAGAGTGTGAGAATTGTTTGTCAGGGAAAACCAACTTGTGCCTTAAATACCCTTTGAACTTAAGCGGTCTGATGCCAGATGGCACTTCAAGATTGTCTGTGAAAGGGCAGAGGCTGTACCACATTTTAAGTTGCTCCACGTGGTCGGAGTACATGGTTGTCGACGCCAATTACGTTGTGAAGCTTGATCCAAGCGTAGCTCTGCCGCTGCCACATGCTAGCTTCATCTCTTGTGGGTTTTCTACTGGATTTGGGGCTGCGTGGAAGGAAGCCAAGATTGAAAAAGGATCAACGGTCGCTGTTCTTGGTCTCGGTGCCGTTGGATTAGGG GCTATAGAGGGGGCTAGAACACAAGGGGCATCAAAGATAATTGGCATTGACAAAAAcgagagaaaaagaataaagggGAAAGCTTTTGGAATGACGGACTTTATAAACCCGGATGAATGTGACAAGTCTATTTCCGAGCTAATCAAAGAAATAACCAATGGAATGGGTGTGGATTATTGCTTTGAGTGCACCGGCGTCGCACCCTTGATCAATCAAGCTCTCCTAGCCACCAAAATG GGAAAAGGACAAACATTAGTGATTGGCGCAGGAGTTCATTCAACTGTGGAGATTAATCTCCTTTCCCTCTTGGTTGGTGGAAATTTGAAGGGGTCCATTTTCGGAGGGATCAAAGCCAAAACTGACCTCCCTGTTTTAATCGACAAATGCAAAAACAAG GAAATACAACTAGATGAACTTTTGACTCACGAAGTTTCATTGGAAGACATAGATAAAGCGTTTGAGCTATTGAAGCAGCCTGATTGTGTGAAGGTCCTCATCAAGctctga